From a single Gracilimonas sp. genomic region:
- the prmC gene encoding peptide chain release factor N(5)-glutamine methyltransferase has protein sequence MPKAPSEWTVLSMLEWATEFFEERNVKSPRMSIEWLLAEVLSVKRLDLYLIYDRPLTAEELDVLRPLVKRRASHEPLQYITGHTDFYNVRIFVEPGVLIPRQETEELVAWILELYPKGETFSVLDVGTGSGCIPVALKKARPEWDLFATDISDKALSVAKNNAAQNEVDISFAQDDIFNPQAFSDRTFDLIISNPPYILHSEKSTLDKEVKDYEPEEALFCESTVQMYGALEQLSSGVLSADGTVFLELHEDNSGEVLDLFEQANWSAELKNDYGQKTRFLKAKKA, from the coding sequence ATGCCTAAGGCACCATCCGAATGGACGGTTCTTAGCATGCTGGAGTGGGCTACTGAGTTTTTCGAAGAAAGAAATGTCAAGTCCCCTCGAATGAGCATAGAGTGGCTCCTTGCCGAAGTGCTTTCCGTAAAACGGTTGGATCTTTACTTGATTTACGATCGTCCGCTTACTGCTGAAGAACTGGATGTGCTACGTCCATTGGTTAAACGACGAGCCTCGCACGAGCCTCTTCAATACATCACCGGCCATACCGACTTTTATAATGTTCGCATATTCGTGGAACCCGGGGTGCTAATCCCCAGGCAGGAAACTGAAGAGTTGGTGGCCTGGATTCTGGAACTTTACCCAAAAGGTGAAACATTCTCGGTACTGGATGTTGGGACCGGCTCCGGCTGTATTCCTGTAGCATTGAAAAAAGCCCGGCCGGAATGGGATCTTTTTGCCACTGACATTTCTGACAAAGCATTATCGGTTGCCAAAAATAATGCCGCGCAAAACGAAGTCGATATCAGCTTTGCGCAAGATGATATTTTTAATCCACAAGCTTTTTCGGATCGCACGTTTGATCTCATTATTTCGAACCCGCCTTATATCCTGCACAGCGAAAAATCTACTCTCGACAAAGAGGTAAAAGATTATGAACCTGAAGAGGCCTTATTTTGTGAATCTACAGTTCAAATGTACGGGGCATTAGAGCAGCTGAGTTCGGGGGTATTATCTGCCGATGGAACCGTTTTTTTAGAGCTTCACGAGGATAACAGTGGTGAAGTACTGGATCTGTTTGAGCAGGCAAATTGGTCTGCTGAATTGAAAAATGACTACGGGCAAAAAACCCGTTTTTTAAAAGCAAAAAAAGCTTGA
- the folK gene encoding 2-amino-4-hydroxy-6-hydroxymethyldihydropteridine diphosphokinase, whose translation MAQVVIALGSNLHHPHRQLQKAASFLESLSENGILTSVIYKSEPVGPSENDFLNGVIVIQTKLPPEQLFSELKAQEKKQGRPSRYPKWTARTIDLDIIAYDNLVVETDTLIIPHQEYTRRLFVLLPLKDIFPDWKDPVSAQHVDTLIEQAPDLEIVRTTLNW comes from the coding sequence ATGGCCCAGGTAGTTATTGCGCTGGGTTCAAATCTTCACCATCCTCATCGCCAGCTTCAAAAGGCCGCCTCTTTTCTGGAATCACTTTCTGAGAATGGTATTCTGACTTCCGTGATTTATAAGTCGGAACCCGTTGGTCCTTCCGAGAATGATTTTTTAAACGGAGTGATTGTCATCCAAACCAAATTGCCTCCTGAACAATTATTCAGCGAACTAAAAGCTCAGGAGAAGAAACAGGGACGACCTTCCCGCTACCCGAAGTGGACGGCAAGAACCATCGATTTGGATATAATTGCCTATGATAACTTGGTCGTTGAAACAGATACCCTTATCATTCCCCATCAGGAATATACCCGGCGTTTGTTTGTTCTATTGCCTTTAAAAGACATTTTTCCAGACTGGAAAGATCCCGTTTCCGCTCAGCACGTGGATACCTTGATAGAACAGGCCCCGGATCTCGAAATTGTTAGAACAACCTTGAACTGGTAG
- a CDS encoding tetratricopeptide repeat protein: MNFEEKLNKGFELLREKDIDYALDVARELQKEQPDSHEAWYLEALVMQQLNQWSHSIEAIEKALELDDDNAAYYNLRGNVRMQLEKLDGAEEDFDKAIELSDTSAAHRNKVMLMLMTDRGQEAIPYLIERIKKDPKDAENWILMGDMINKGGQTDKARTYYEQALKIDPENEYAKRQLEEEG; the protein is encoded by the coding sequence ATGAATTTCGAAGAGAAACTGAATAAAGGATTTGAATTATTAAGGGAAAAAGACATCGATTACGCCCTTGATGTGGCAAGAGAATTACAAAAAGAACAACCGGATTCTCACGAGGCCTGGTATCTTGAAGCTCTGGTTATGCAACAGCTGAACCAGTGGAGCCACAGCATCGAAGCCATTGAAAAGGCACTGGAGCTAGACGATGATAACGCCGCCTATTACAACCTTCGTGGAAATGTTCGCATGCAGCTTGAAAAACTGGATGGAGCTGAAGAAGATTTTGACAAAGCTATTGAACTGAGCGATACCTCAGCGGCTCACCGCAACAAAGTGATGTTGATGCTGATGACCGACCGTGGACAGGAAGCCATTCCTTACCTGATCGAGCGCATCAAAAAAGACCCCAAAGATGCCGAGAACTGGATTCTTATGGGTGATATGATCAATAAAGGCGGCCAAACCGACAAAGCGCGCACTTATTATGAGCAAGCGCTGAAGATTGATCCCGAGAATGAGTATGCCAAGCGCCAGCTTGAAGAAGAGGGCTGA
- the dnaA gene encoding chromosomal replication initiator protein DnaA, producing the protein MHELSVESAWDKCLDIIKDNISYQKYKSWFEPIKPVSLKDNTLTVQVPSQFWYEWLEEHYYNMLRSTLAKVLGPEGKLEYSIVMEKSDQFEHNRSVRMPQRPMGPVQPQESNGYPEYHPDRIENPFVIPGIRKTKIDSNLNNNYVFERFIEGDCNRLARSAAMAIADNPGSNSFNPFFVYGPTGLGKTHLVQSIGNKIKEKFGDEKSVLYISSEAFTNEFVHAIRNNRASEFSMFYRNIDVLMVDDIQFFSGKEKTQEEFFHIFNALHQDGKQIILSSDRAPKDVPDIEERLISRFSWGLSADLKMPEYETRYAILERKANDNGIEIDPQIIEFIAHNFKSNVRDLEGAIIKLLAHASLQNIDDIDLAMAKRVLKDMVKESNTQISIESIQNYVCDYFGIDTNKVREKTRKQEIVEARQIAMYLSKKFTKSSLKTIGLHFGGRDHSTVIHAISTVEERISTSAKHKRMVEELHQRIEVASL; encoded by the coding sequence TTGCACGAGCTTTCGGTTGAATCGGCATGGGATAAATGCCTGGATATTATTAAGGACAACATCAGCTATCAGAAGTATAAATCCTGGTTTGAGCCGATTAAGCCGGTGTCTCTGAAAGACAACACGCTCACCGTTCAGGTGCCCAGTCAGTTTTGGTACGAATGGCTGGAAGAGCACTACTATAATATGCTCCGCTCTACCCTCGCAAAAGTACTCGGCCCGGAAGGTAAATTAGAGTACTCTATTGTCATGGAAAAGTCGGACCAGTTTGAGCACAACCGCTCGGTCCGTATGCCACAACGACCGATGGGTCCGGTGCAACCTCAGGAATCAAATGGCTATCCGGAATACCATCCCGATCGCATCGAAAATCCTTTTGTGATTCCGGGCATCCGAAAAACCAAAATCGATTCCAATCTTAATAACAATTACGTTTTTGAGCGCTTTATTGAAGGCGACTGTAACCGGCTTGCACGCTCAGCTGCCATGGCCATTGCTGACAACCCCGGCAGTAATTCTTTTAACCCGTTTTTTGTATATGGGCCTACTGGTTTAGGAAAAACGCATTTGGTGCAAAGCATTGGTAATAAGATTAAGGAGAAGTTCGGAGACGAGAAGTCTGTCCTTTACATATCATCGGAGGCTTTTACGAACGAGTTTGTACACGCCATCCGGAATAACCGCGCCAGCGAGTTTTCCATGTTCTACCGAAATATTGACGTATTAATGGTGGACGACATTCAGTTTTTCAGCGGAAAGGAAAAAACACAAGAGGAGTTCTTCCACATTTTTAACGCGCTTCACCAAGATGGAAAACAGATCATTTTAAGCAGTGACCGCGCTCCTAAAGATGTACCTGATATTGAAGAACGCCTGATTTCCCGCTTTAGCTGGGGATTGAGTGCCGACCTGAAGATGCCGGAATACGAAACCCGTTATGCTATTCTTGAGCGTAAGGCAAACGATAACGGCATAGAGATTGACCCGCAGATTATTGAGTTCATCGCTCATAACTTCAAATCAAACGTTCGGGATTTGGAAGGAGCCATTATCAAACTCCTCGCCCACGCTTCTCTGCAGAATATTGATGACATCGATCTTGCCATGGCCAAGCGCGTGCTTAAAGACATGGTAAAAGAGTCGAACACACAGATTTCTATTGAATCAATTCAGAACTATGTGTGTGATTATTTCGGAATAGACACCAACAAAGTGCGTGAGAAAACCCGGAAGCAAGAAATCGTGGAAGCCCGACAGATTGCGATGTATTTATCCAAGAAGTTTACGAAGTCCAGCTTAAAGACTATCGGGCTTCACTTTGGGGGTCGTGATCACTCTACGGTTATCCATGCCATCTCTACGGTGGAAGAACGGATTTCGACCAGTGCCAAACACAAACGCATGGTAGAAGAACTTCATCAGCGTATTGAAGTAGCCAGCCTGTAA
- a CDS encoding deoxynucleoside kinase: MSNSYDFIAIEGVIGAGKTSLATLLAERRNARLVLEEFEDNPFLPKFYEDRERYAFQTQLAFLASRFKQQQNMMSQDLFHQFTISDYIFDKDRIFARLNLDQDELALYDNIFNIMTGIAAQPDLIIFIQSSVDRLLENIESRGRDYERNITPEYLKELNDAYNHFFHHYNRAPLIVLNASEIDFVNNKEHLDYIEEQIFEKPVHTNTHIHIAP; this comes from the coding sequence ATGTCCAATTCTTATGATTTTATTGCCATTGAAGGCGTAATTGGAGCCGGAAAAACTTCGCTCGCGACCTTATTGGCTGAGCGAAGAAACGCCCGATTGGTACTGGAGGAATTTGAAGACAACCCCTTCCTCCCAAAATTTTATGAAGACCGCGAGCGTTATGCCTTCCAGACACAGCTGGCTTTTTTGGCAAGTCGTTTTAAGCAGCAGCAGAATATGATGAGCCAGGATCTGTTCCACCAGTTCACCATCTCTGATTACATTTTTGATAAGGACCGTATTTTTGCCCGGCTTAACCTCGACCAGGACGAACTGGCCCTGTACGACAACATCTTTAATATAATGACGGGTATTGCAGCTCAGCCCGACCTCATTATCTTCATTCAGTCTTCGGTTGACCGGCTCCTGGAGAACATTGAGAGTCGCGGGCGTGATTATGAGCGGAACATCACCCCTGAATACCTTAAAGAGCTAAATGATGCGTACAACCATTTTTTCCATCATTATAACCGGGCTCCTTTAATTGTTCTGAATGCTTCGGAGATAGATTTTGTCAATAATAAAGAGCATCTGGATTACATCGAAGAACAGATTTTTGAAAAGCCGGTTCATACCAATACACACATTCATATTGCACCCTGA
- a CDS encoding amidohydrolase family protein: MKYLIFLLPALFLTTPITAQEADTTMTFEEYDPESTLVVPGGEITKAKYPFVDIHSHLWRMATMDLKETAREMDSLNMKVLVNLSGRSGETLKAMVDAAEKQAPGRFIVFANIDFDGIDEPGWTDRAVAQLEQDYRNGARGVKVFKNLGLTVLDSKGNRVHTDDPRIDPVWAKAGELGMPVLIHTGEPAVFWEPIDKHNERWLEMKQFPSRHRGDSTRYPSWEVVMKEQWNVFRKHPETTFINAHFGWMANDLERLGKHLDEFPNVYTETAAIIAELGRQPRFAKEFFIKYQDRLLFGKDTYRPHEYHTYFRVLESDDEYFDYFRRRHAFWQMYGLDLPDEVLQKVYYKNALKIIPDIDDSLFETN; this comes from the coding sequence ATGAAGTATTTAATATTTTTGCTCCCCGCCTTGTTTCTCACTACACCGATAACAGCACAGGAAGCTGACACCACCATGACCTTTGAGGAATACGATCCTGAGTCCACCCTTGTGGTTCCGGGCGGGGAAATCACCAAGGCAAAATATCCTTTTGTTGATATCCACAGCCATTTATGGAGAATGGCAACCATGGATCTGAAGGAAACCGCCCGTGAGATGGACAGCCTGAATATGAAGGTGCTGGTAAACTTGAGCGGACGTTCCGGCGAAACTCTAAAAGCCATGGTTGATGCTGCCGAGAAACAGGCCCCCGGTCGATTCATTGTTTTTGCCAATATCGATTTTGATGGCATCGATGAACCCGGCTGGACGGATCGAGCCGTAGCCCAGTTAGAACAAGATTATCGAAATGGAGCCCGTGGGGTTAAGGTTTTTAAGAATTTGGGCCTTACCGTGCTGGATTCAAAAGGAAACCGCGTTCATACCGATGACCCAAGAATAGATCCTGTTTGGGCTAAAGCCGGAGAGCTGGGAATGCCTGTACTCATTCACACCGGAGAGCCCGCTGTATTCTGGGAACCTATTGACAAACACAATGAACGCTGGCTGGAAATGAAGCAGTTCCCAAGCCGGCACCGTGGCGATTCAACCCGTTACCCAAGCTGGGAAGTGGTGATGAAGGAGCAATGGAATGTGTTTCGCAAGCATCCTGAAACTACGTTTATAAACGCTCATTTTGGATGGATGGCCAATGACCTGGAACGACTTGGCAAGCACCTCGATGAATTCCCGAATGTATATACCGAAACGGCAGCCATTATTGCAGAACTCGGCAGGCAGCCTCGTTTTGCCAAAGAGTTTTTCATTAAGTACCAGGATCGCCTGTTATTTGGCAAAGACACCTATCGCCCACACGAGTATCACACCTACTTCAGAGTACTGGAAAGTGATGACGAATATTTTGACTATTTCCGTCGGCGCCATGCTTTTTGGCAAATGTATGGATTGGATTTGCCGGATGAAGTGTTACAAAAAGTGTATTACAAAAACGCTCTGAAGATCATCCCTGATATTGATGACTCTTTATTTGAAACCAACTAA
- the folB gene encoding dihydroneopterin aldolase produces the protein MDTLTIKGMKFKAFHGVHEHEKEEGNDFEVDVIFEADLSTAGKTDRLSDAIDYTKVHQICADVMSGKSVDLIEHLCFQIGTAIAEQSPAHSRFEVSVRKLSPPLSSTTEFTEARMSWPR, from the coding sequence ATGGATACCCTCACCATCAAAGGGATGAAGTTCAAGGCATTTCACGGAGTGCATGAACACGAAAAAGAAGAGGGCAATGATTTTGAAGTCGATGTAATTTTTGAAGCTGATCTTTCAACGGCCGGCAAAACTGACCGGCTTTCTGATGCCATTGATTATACCAAAGTCCATCAAATTTGTGCTGATGTTATGAGTGGGAAATCGGTTGACCTGATCGAGCACTTATGTTTTCAAATTGGAACAGCTATAGCTGAACAATCCCCTGCACATTCCCGGTTTGAGGTTAGCGTTCGCAAACTTTCACCTCCTCTTTCCTCCACAACCGAATTCACCGAGGCGAGGATGTCATGGCCCAGGTAG
- the msrA gene encoding peptide-methionine (S)-S-oxide reductase MsrA — protein sequence MVKSFFITGLLFSLSTLSLSAQDMDMNKEKNLEKATFGAGCFWCVEAIYELVEGIEHVESGYSGGHVENPSYKEVTTGTTGHAEVARIHFDPDVISYEELLEVLWHTHNPTTLNRQGNDVGPQYRSVIFYHNEKQKEIAEKSLKKTDESDLWEDPIVTKIQPLENYYVAENYHQNYFENNPNAGYCSFVIAPKVKKFKKEFSYLLKDGEKVN from the coding sequence ATGGTGAAATCATTTTTTATAACAGGACTGCTATTCAGTCTGTCAACATTATCATTATCAGCTCAGGATATGGATATGAATAAAGAGAAAAATTTAGAGAAAGCTACTTTTGGCGCAGGATGTTTTTGGTGTGTGGAAGCTATTTATGAATTGGTAGAAGGTATCGAGCATGTGGAGTCGGGTTATTCCGGTGGACATGTGGAGAATCCCTCCTATAAAGAAGTGACAACCGGGACGACCGGACATGCCGAAGTGGCCCGAATCCATTTCGACCCGGATGTGATTTCTTACGAGGAATTACTGGAAGTGCTTTGGCACACCCATAACCCAACCACCCTTAACCGGCAGGGAAATGACGTGGGACCACAATACCGTTCGGTGATATTCTATCACAATGAAAAGCAGAAAGAGATTGCCGAGAAATCATTAAAGAAAACCGATGAATCTGACCTTTGGGAAGATCCGATCGTAACCAAAATTCAACCGCTTGAAAACTATTATGTGGCCGAAAACTACCACCAGAATTATTTCGAGAATAACCCCAATGCCGGGTACTGCTCGTTTGTAATTGCTCCGAAGGTGAAGAAATTCAAAAAAGAATTCAGCTATTTGTTAAAGGATGGAGAGAAAGTGAATTAA
- a CDS encoding creatininase family protein: MKKYILVLTGLIVLSSSFLHAQDEPTTREMNLINWMEFAEFVPDKIETVLLPVGTLEPHGVIPNGSDNLAPEAMAKAIAGDVNAMIAPTLNYGVTGSMAGYPGTFAISEESYKGFLGDIIHGMANNKFKNIIILNGHGGPQTAILQSVAGELSQKLRVRILVINWWSVASEDTFAVFGENGGHAGNNETGYVQAIVPDHIHPDRYSGEEMTTPYPSGSTWSGYPFPSSIGLYEEGQGFPTFDQDQADEYFKRVNQRIGNLIREIIAKWELAGLYE, encoded by the coding sequence ATGAAAAAGTATATACTCGTACTGACCGGCCTCATCGTGTTATCATCGTCATTTTTACATGCCCAGGACGAACCCACCACACGGGAGATGAACCTGATTAACTGGATGGAGTTTGCTGAATTTGTTCCTGATAAAATTGAAACGGTATTGTTGCCGGTTGGGACGCTGGAACCCCATGGAGTAATTCCCAATGGTTCGGATAACCTGGCACCAGAAGCAATGGCAAAGGCAATAGCAGGAGATGTTAATGCTATGATTGCACCGACTCTCAATTATGGTGTGACAGGAAGCATGGCCGGATATCCCGGAACATTTGCTATAAGTGAAGAATCGTACAAGGGGTTTTTAGGTGATATTATTCATGGGATGGCAAATAATAAATTCAAGAACATCATTATACTGAACGGACATGGCGGACCTCAAACAGCCATTCTTCAAAGTGTAGCAGGTGAACTATCCCAAAAACTACGAGTCCGTATTCTGGTTATTAACTGGTGGAGCGTGGCTTCGGAAGATACCTTTGCGGTGTTCGGTGAAAATGGAGGACATGCCGGAAACAATGAAACCGGTTACGTTCAGGCAATTGTGCCGGATCATATTCACCCCGATCGATATTCCGGAGAAGAAATGACAACTCCATATCCGAGTGGAAGTACATGGTCAGGGTACCCATTTCCATCCTCTATTGGTTTGTATGAAGAGGGGCAAGGGTTCCCAACTTTCGATCAAGATCAGGCCGATGAGTATTTCAAGCGTGTTAATCAGCGAATTGGAAATTTGATCCGGGAGATCATCGCCAAATGGGAACTGGCGGGATTGTATGAATAA